The Candidatus Methylacidiphilales bacterium genome segment TCGCCAACCCGTCGGCGCCCCACAATACTGCGACTCCGGCTCTATCTCCTCCTGCAAATTCAATACCAACGGCCGATTCCGCTCACTCTCCACACCCGTCAACGTCGTCCGAAAACACGGCGGCCGCAAATTCGAGGCGACCGTGAATTCCAGCGTCAACGTTTCATTTCCATCCGCGTTGCTCGCACGCACGACGAGACTGAAGAAGCCTGCCTGTTGCCAGGTGCCGGATAGAACGCCGTTGTTATTCAGGGTAACGCCAGGCAACTGCCCACTGACAACGCTCCAACTCGTGGCTGGGCCGCAGTTCGGTGAGGTATCGACTATATGTTGTTTGAGATCGTAGTTGAAGGATTGCCCTTGGGTGACGTATTGATGCATGTAGCGGTTGCTCAGGTTAAAGCATGGAGGCCTTGTGGGGCGTGGAGTGAACGTAAACCACACGGTGATTTCAGCTTGGCCTGCAGAGTTTGAGGCTCGGAATGTGACTGCTTGAGCCGTAGTAGCACTTGTCGGTGTGCCGGAAATCTGGCCGTTGCTGTGTGTCAGACCACTTGGCAGAGTCCCACTTACAATTTGCCATGACGACGGTTGCCCGCAATTGGGATTATTGGTTAAATAATTTCGCAAATCTACAGCTTGGATCGCGGTTCCGACAGTGCCCCCCACTTCGGCGATTGTCTGATTAAAACAGGGTGGCCTCACGTTGGTGGCGATGTTGAAGGTGAGAGTGATGTCGGCTGAGCCAGCGGAGTTGGAGGCGCGGATGGTGACGGATTGGTTGTTGACTGCGGCGGTTGGAGTGCCTGAGATCACGCCATTGTTGTGAATGAGTCCTTGTGGGAGGGAACCGGATACGATTTGCCAGTTGGTGGGCTGGCCGCAATTGGTGCCATTGGAGAGGTAGGTGCGGAGGTCGATGGATTGTAGGGCAGTGCCTACGGTGCCACTAATATTAACTGAGTTTTGGCTAAAGCAGGGCCGTTGGATGTTGGGAGCGATGTTGAACGTTATCTGCAGCGTGGTATCGGCTTGGACATTTTGATTTAAGGGACGCAAGGTGATGGTTGTATTTCCGGTGTTGCTGGGTGTGCCTGAGATGGTGCTTCCGCTGAGGCTGATGCCATTGGGCCAGTTGCCACTGACGATTAGCCATGATGTGGCAGAGCCGCAACTTGATGAGTTTTGAAGGAATGTGTTGAGATCTATCGGGGTGATTGGTTGGCCGACGGTGCCGGAGATTTGCGTGGAGGTTTGATTGAGACAGGGCTTGAGCGGAGCAGCAGCGATATGAAAGTTAACTGCGATCGAGGCATGACCAAAATCGTTCCACGCTTCAATTATGGCATAGTGTCCTGTGGTAGCATTCCGTGGAGTGCCTGTAATCGCTCCTGTTGTGGAATGCAGAGAGAGTCCTTCTGGAAGAGTGGAACCACTCCATACCCGCCACCCTTTGACGGATCCGCAACTGGATGATAATTGCTTGGGGAGTTCGGTGTAATTGAGACTCTGTCCTACGGTGCCGTTTATGTTTACGGTGATGGTATTCCCTGAAATGGTGCACGGGGCAGCACCTGGCTGTGCTACAGTGATTTGGACATCAATTTTGGAGTCCTCTCCACAGTTGGTTTTCGCGGTGAGGGTGTATTTTTGGTTGTGGGAGGTGGACAAGATACCTGTGATGGAGGCAGAATATTCGTTTTTGTTGAGGGTGAGTCCTAGGGGGAGAGATGGGCTGATGAGCCAGTCGTTGATTTTTTTGTTAGAGCTTATCGAGATCTCAATATATTCGCCCGTGGTGAACGATTGTTTTCCGTGACGGGTGAAGCTTGGGCAATTATCGAGGACTTCGAATGGTATGGAATGGATGTTACTGGGTTCGTTGTTGGAATTATATGCGACCACCTGGACTGTGTAGGTGCCTGGCTGATAGAATTCTCCAGTGATTCGGCCTGAGTCGTTAATTTGAAGGGAATAAGCTTGCCAATTTTGGTTTAAGATTTCCCATCGGCTTGCTGGTCCGTTTGCGATCACAGACATTTGTATTGGAGAAGGAAGAGGCCCGACTTTGATTTTTTGTGTGGTCGTTGGGCCAGCAATTTTTAGGGATTTATCGGCGCCGGAGGAGGTTCTTCGCATAATGAATCCATCCTCATATCCTCCTCCAAAAGAGGATTGATGTGGGGTTGAGCCTGAAACGATGTTACTTTGTGAGCGAGTTACACCTGCTACGATAAGGTCTGAGTTAAGCTGAACGATAGAAAATACTGTATCTTGGTCGTGGCCACCAAGGACTTGCCCCCAAGATCGATTGCCATCTGAGCTGTATGCTACAATAAAACCATCACCACTGCCTTGTGGTCTGGCGTCTGTGGATACGCCGGAGATAGAATCGCTCACTCCGGCGGCATAAATTCGGCTGCCATCCGAATGAAGGGCAAAGACGGCCTCTTGCCCTTCTCCTCCGATGAAGTTCCACCATGCTTCGCTTCCGTTGCTTCGGTTTAGGGCAACGACGAATCCGTCTTGCCAGCCTCTTTTGATGCCTTGGTGTGGGGTGTTTTTAATACCCTGTGGGAGAGAATTGCCATCGGTGTAGCCACCAGCATATACCTTTGAAGCATCGAGAGCGAGTGTGTGGATGATGGTCTGATTATCGTTACCTATGTAAGTGCCCCAGGCACGGGTGTTTAAATTTTCTCCGAGCCGAGCAATGAAAGCGGAAGCTATGAAGCCGTTAGCGGGGTGAGAGGATTGTAGGGCTCCTTGACTGGCAATACCCTCGGTCGCAGTGGTGGATCCAGCTATGTAAATTTCTCCATTACTGGCTTTTACTGCTTGGATCTGAGTCTGCCCCCAGCCTCCGTAGTAGGTTGCGGGTCCGTACCCTCCATTGCTGTTGATGATTTGCGCGAAGCCGGTCAATCCACCGAGATGGGTTTTTTGGTAGCCATTGGCGGATAGGTTTGTAGATAGAGTTGAGCCTACAACAATAATTCCTCCGGGGAAAGTGTCTGAGTTAAATAGGGTATCGTCACCATTTCCGCCGATGACTGTACGCCAGATCTCTTGGCCGTTGGATGGGTTTAGTCGTGAGACAAAGCCGTCTTGGCCGCCTTTTGGGTTAGGAATAAAGTTAGTAGAGCGAGAATTACCCACTGCATAGACCCCACCGCCGTCGATTTTGACGGAAACAATTTCATCCTCTGCCCAGCCTCCCAAGTAAGTTGCCCATTGCCTTTTGCCTGATCCGTCGAAAACGGCCACAAAGCCGTCTTTGCTCCCTGCATGGGTGGATTGAGCTACGCCAGGGGTTGCAATACCACTAGGTGATGTGGTAATGCCTCCGACTGCAATTCGGGCTCCATCTGTGTGGACGGATAGGATTCTGTCATCTCCACTTCCGCCATAGTATGTTCCCCAGATAGGGGATGAGGCAAAGCAACTTGGGTTGACGTGCGTAAGACAGCCTAGGATTAAGGTTGGAATGAGACATTTGAAAACGAATAGAGCTTGGGGTGGGAAATGCATAGGGCCCCCTTCGGTTAGATACGGGGTTCGGTGAAAGGGAGCTTGGGGTTTTGATGCTGTAGTTATTTGGCATCTGCTGCGGTTGGTCTTATTTAAAATTTTACCAGTTTTTTTAAGGTAAATTTTCATAGGGTTATGAAGTTAGCCATTAGTATACTGAATTTAAAAAAAATGCAAGAAATTTTTTAATTAAAATTTTTATTAATGCAAATTAAATGGTAAAATTTATGCTCTTCATAGTTGATGTGCTAATAGATAGATATTAATTTTTCTGCAATTTTTTGTGGGTGGATGTTCTTCAGGCAAAGTGGGTGAGGTCGGCATAAATGGTTTACAGAGGCTGAGGCATTGCAGGAGCAATCGGAGGTGAAGACTGTGATGGGGGATTGCCAGGGGCCGAAGTTGTGGGGGTTAGTTTTGCCGAAGAGGGCGATGCCAGGGATTTGGAGCGCAGCGGCGAGGTGCATGGGCATAGAGTCCATGCCGAAGAAAGCTCGGGAGAGGGCGATGAGGGCGCCGAGTTCGTTTACTTTTAGGGTGCCGAAGGCGTGGGGGAGGTTGGGGAAGTGGGTGATGATTTTTCTGGCATAATCGAGCTCGTGTGGAGCTGGGCCAGTGGTGAGGAAGAGGGGGAGGTGGGGTTGTTTTTGTTGTAGCATTTGGAGCAGAGCGATCATGTGGAAGTGTGGCCAGCATTTGGATGGCCAGCGGGCAGTGAGGTGGATGTGGAGGTGGGTGTGGGGTTGGATTTTATGCTGGGAGAGGATGTGGTGGGCTTTTTCGAGGGCCGTAGGGGGTGGGTAATATTCTAGGCGATATTTGGGGGCTTCGGATGGGGAGAGGCCGATGATGTGGAGGTGCTGGGCGACTTCGTGGTAGGAGGGGGGAAGTTTTTCAATCCAGGTGAAAGCACGGCGGGGGATCCATGGTGGGATGCGGTCGCGGCGTGGGGCTATGCGTTCGCGGGCGCGGCTGAGGAGCGCCCATATGAGGTTGCGGTCGTTGATTTGGGTGAAGATATAAGTGCGGTCGAATGGTTTTTTGGTGAGATAGCGGAGGGCGCGGTGAAAATCTGTGAGTCGAGGGAGTTGTGAGCGGGGGATGGCTTCGATGGAATGAAGGCCGGGGAAGTGTGCAAGGAGTTGGGCGGAGAGGGGTTGTGCGAGGAGATGGACTTCGTGACCTTGATTGATGAGGCACCGGAGGGCAGGTGTGGTGAGGATTGCATCCCCGGGTTGTTGAATTTGGATTGCGAGGATGCGCAGGGGCATGAGGGGCAGGCGCTAGACTAGGGCTTGGCGAATTGCTGCTGCGTGGGAGGCAAGCTCCTGTGGGGTGGGGGAGGTTCTTAAGTGTGGGGGGCGGTGCCATCCAAAGCCGTCGCCAGCGATGCGAGGGATAACGTGGAGGTGTAAGTGGAAGATCTCTTGGCCGGCTGCTGCTCCATCGTTTAGCCAGAGGTTGATGCCATCGCAGGGAAGGGAGCTGGAGCGGATGGCGTTGGCGATTTTTTGGGCGATGCGGAAGAGGTGAGCGCCGGTGTCGGGAGGGAGGTCGGTGAGTGAAGCTACTTCTTGTTTGGGGACGACGAGTGTGTGGCCGGGGTGGATGGGTGCGATATCGAGGAAAGCGATGACGAGGTCATCTTCGTAAACGATTGCGGCTGGGATTTCACGTTGGATGATTCGAGTGAAGATAGAGCTCATAGTGATGATTTGATTGTGAAGGGGTTAGAATTCGCCGCGGAAGGTGCAGCGGGCATGTGGGGTTTCGTGTAGGGTGATTTCATAGAGTTCGGGGAGGTGTGGTTTGAGTTGGTGCCAGAGCCAAGCGGCGATGTTTTCGATGGTTGGGTTTTCGAGGCCTGGGATGTCGTTGAGGTAGGCATGGTCTATTTTTTTTAGAATGGGGCGCATGGCTTGTGAGATCTCTGCGTGGTCGCGAAGTAATCCCGTTTGGGGGTTGACAGGGCCTTTTATGCTAATGCTGACCTTGAAGCTGTGGCCATGGATGTGCCGGCATTTGTGCCCCTCTGGAAATGAAGCCAGTGATTGGGCGGCTTCGAAGTGAAAATCTTTGGTGATGATGATTGTCATGCTCGGGAGAAGGGGTGGGATTAGTATATAAAGATTGTATCGTGAGCTATAGCTTATAATGTGTCGCGATGCAATTTTTGATGAAGCACAGCTTTACTGCTTTTTGTGAGGGTCTTTGTTTATGGGTGGGATTGGTGGCTGTGTTTTATGTGGTGGGGTTACAGGCCAGTAGGGATGCGAGTAAGGAGAGGGGGGATGATGGGGTTGTGACAATGGAGACAAAGAGAGTGGTGTATGGTTTTTGGGTAGGTGGGTTGCTAGCTCAAATCACGCAATCGCAAAGAGTGGATAGTGCGGCTTATGCGGAGCCTACTGTGCGCAGGGCTTATCCTCGTGGGTTGGTGCCTCGTGCTGAATTGCATCAGGAGAGTGGCTTGAATCAGGCGCCGGCTGGGCAGGAATGGCGGGCATGGATTGATTCGAGGTATATTGATACACAGACTCTTTATGTAGCGATTTATCAAGTCGGCATGGAGCGTCTGCATTTTTCGTCTGGATGGGTGGATGGGGCTATCGGTCCGATGATGGAGGCGGCTGTGGCGTCGTTTCAACGTTCTATGGGGATTCCTCAGACAGGGAGGATAGATGTGCTAACAAGTCAGGCGATGGGGAGTATTCCGCAACCTTTTATTCTTTATACGATAACGGCTGAAGATGTTAAATTAGTGGATCCTCCACCTGAAAAGTTTTTGGACAAAAGCAAGAAGAAGAGACTTGGGTATTACAACTTATGGGAGGTGTTGGTTGAAAAGTTTCATGTAGCTCCTTATTTTTTAAGGCGTTTGAATCCTGCGGTGCAAGAGTTGGGTGTAGGGGTGCAGGTGGTGGTGCCAAATGTTGAAAGCAAGCGACCTTTGCCGAGCTACAAGGATGTGGGCGAGATCAAGGTGCATTTGACATCTAAATCGATACAAGTGTTTGATAAAAAGGCGAGGATAGTTGCGCACTTTCCCATTGCGATAGCAGCGGATAAGGAGAAGGCTCCGGTAGGAAGATTGAAAGTGATCAGTAGTGTGGAAAATCCCAACTATCTTTTTAATCCTGAGATTATGAAGGAAATTGCAGAAAAGGAAGGGATCACGCAAAAATTGGTGATTCCTCCGGGACCTAACAATCCTGTCGGGATACATTGGATTGGTCTAAATCGTCCGGGGTATGGGATTCATGGAACGGCTGTGCCGTCGCAGATTGGCCAAGCGGTGTCGCATGGTTGCATTCGTCTGGCAAATTGGAATGTCAAGAAGTTTCGACAAATGGTGAAAATCGGATCAGAGATTGATGTGGTATGGTGATAGGGGAGTGGTGATGTGGGTGCTTTGTTAATTGAATTGTAACATTTAAGCGTGACAATTTGTTTTGATCGAGAGACAAAAGGAGGATGAGTGAAATGAAAAAGAGTTTGTCGGGAAAAGTCGGTTTAATATTTGGTGTAGCTAATCGTAGGAGCATTGCATGGGCAATCGCGCAAGCATGGCATGAAGCGGGGGCTCGGTTGATATTCAACTATCAAGGTGAGAGAGTTAAGGAGAACGTTGAAGAGTTGGTGGAGACTTTTGGTGATGGTACACCTGTCTATCCATGCGATGTGACGAGTGATGGGGAAATTGAGGCGTTTATGTCGAACGTCCGAAACCATACGGATCGCGTCCATTTGCTGTTGCATAGTGTTGCTTATGCGCCTAGGGAAGCTTTGGCGGGACGCTTTATTCAGACCACTCGTGAGGCATTTAGGATTGCGCATGATGTCAGTGCGTATTCACTTTTGGGATTAGCTCGAGCTGTTTTGCCTTTGATGAGTGAGGGGGGGAGTATTGTGGCGATGACCTACTATGGTGCTGAAAAGGTTATTCCGCACTATAATGTGATGGGGGTGGCGAAAGCCTCGCTTGAGGCGACAGTGCGTTATCTTGCTTATGATTTAGGTCCACAGAAGATTCGTGTAAACGCTATCAGTGCGGGGCCGATGAATACTTTAGCAGCACGGGGAATAGCCGGCTTTACGGAGATGTTGAAATATTACGAAGCTAATTCACCGCTTCGGAGAAATGTGGAGTTTGCTGAACTTGGTGCTACGGGCCTTTTTTTGGCTGAAGACGGAAGTGCGGCTATCACGGGGCAGACGATTTACGTGGATTGCGGATATAGCGTCATGGGGATGCAGGCAGAGCCGTTAAAACAGGATAAACAGCCTCGGGTTTAGGTATTCCTAGAGGTGCTATTCGGAGAGGGGGCAGGAGCGTTATCTGACGGAGTTTTTGGAGGCAAACGTCTTTTGGTTTGATGGGGATTTGAGATGGGTATTTCGCCAGTGGTGGCGGATCCAATGAAAGAGGATTTGTTGCGCATAGCCTGCATAAGGCCCGAAGTGTGAGGCGGCGAATTTTTGGATAGCTTCGGGTGAAAGTTTTTGTTTGCGCGGAAGATATATTTTTCGAACGAGGCGGAGAATCCAGGTATCTAGAGGAAAGGCGACGTAGTGTCCTAAAGCAAAGAGGCAGATGCAATCTGCAATTTTGGGGCCAACGCCTCGCAGAAGTTGAAGTCTTTGATGAGCCTGATTGTAGGGTAGCAATGCTAATGAACGTAGGTCGAGCTCTCCTGATGCGATTTGTTGAGCGGCTATCCTTAGGCTTTTGGCGCGAAAACCAAGACCTAGTGCACGCAATTCTGATTCTGACGTTTGGGCGAGGGTCTCGGGTGTGGGGAAAGAAAAATGTTTCGGAGATATGGGTTGACCGAGATGTTGACGCAATCGAGAAACAAGGGTTGAGATGTGCGGAATTTGTTTTTGAGAGGAGAGTATAAATGAGGCGATTGTTTCCCACAGGGGCTGCCTGAGCAGAATCATCCCGCCAGCGTAGTCTAGCGCAGCCTTTAAGACACGATCGTCAGAGGGAAATGTGGCTACCATTTTATCCCAATCCTGATGGGCTTGGAAATAGTCCTCAACAACTTCACGCGGAGCTGAAGTGCGTATAATAAAGGTGTTGTGATTTAGTTGTCGAATTTGTGTTGGGAATGCATCTATGTAGCCCTTCCATGAACCATCGTTCTGTGGAGTCCAAACAAAAGATTGTCCACAGGTAAAGGTGGTTGTTAGATCAACTTTAGCCTTATGGGCAAATTTTAGAGTCAGAGATAAAGGCTGGGGCGACATTTGGGGGCACAGTAGTAAAGTTCAAGAGAGTTGCTCAATGCCGGCCTTCAAGATTAATAGTGCTATAATGTTAAGTGTGTTGAAGCCAATATGTATACCAATCGAGGCCCACACGGAACCGGTTCGCTCATAAGCTGCCGTAAGAAGTAATCCTAACAAGAAAAGTGGCAGAAATCCCACCCAGTAGAAATGTATCCAAGCGAATATAAGGCTTGTTACAAAGGCTGCGATGAGGGGATGGGAGAAAGTTTTAAGTAACGGGTATAACGTGCCTCGGAAGAAAAATTCTTCGATGAGAGGAGCTATAAAGCAAGCTTGAAGGACAAAGACAAGGATGGGGACGAGGCCCTGAGTTTGTAAGAAAATTTTAACGGCGGGTTGTTCGTGGAAGGGCCATTTTGCAAGGAACCAGAGGTAAGTTAAAGATGCATGTAATAGCCAAAGAATGAATACCGTGCCGAGGCCGAGCAGGATATAGTGGAAGATAAAACGCAAGGGGCTGGGCCACCATCCAAGTCGAAGAATTTCCCCCGTGCCCAATGTCAAGGGGACTAGGAGTAGACTTCCGATTAACATTATGGTGGTCTCAAAGGATTCGAGTTGAGCTATTACTAGCCAAGTTCCTATGGCACAGATAAAGGGTAACGGTCGCGATAGAGGTGTGACTTTTCCTCCCTCACATTTCAAGCTCTTTAGTAAGGCTGTCCATGGTTTTGCAGTGATGAGAAAGAGTAAAATCGCACTGAGAAATAGAAAGATGAACCACGGTGCAACGGCTTGTGTGGCTCGCCATTCGTTCTCGGATAGCCAACTCATGGGTTGAAATTTTGCTAGTAGAGAGCAGGGCACAAGCTTTTTATCTTTGGCACCAGCTTATAGTTCGTTAGTTTAAGCTAAGGGAAAGTAGTGTATAGTTTGGTTTTTTTAGGACATATGGCACATCAATCGCTTGAGAATGATTCTAGAATGACAGAGCTTGAGAGAATTCGCCATTCATGCGCACACGTCATGGCGACAGCTATATCAAGGCTTTGGCCGGATGCGCAATTCGCTTATGGACCACCGGTAGAGAATGGATTTTACTATGATTTGGAATGTTCACATCGGATTACCCCGGAGGATTTTCCCGCGATCGAGGCAGAGATGAAGAAAGAGATCAGGGCTAATCATCCTTTTGAGAGAATCGAAGTGAGTCGTGAACAAGCTATTACTGACGCAATGTCTGGACGATTAGGCAGTTTATCCGTTCGTGAAGGACAACCGTCGAAGTATAAGCTTGACCTGATTCAACAAATTCCTGAGGGAGAGGTGATCACGTATTACCGAAATGGCGATTTTATAGATCTCTGTGCTGGACCTCATGTGATGCGGACTGGGGAAATCGGAGCTTTCAAGTTGACCTCGGTCGCAAGCGCTTATTACAAAGGGGACGAGCGCAATCCCCAACTGCAAAGGATCTACGGCACAGCATTTAAAACAAAGGCAGAGTTAGATGCCTATTTTGCGATGATCGAGGAGGCGAAGAAACGTGACCATCGTCGTCTTGGTGCAGAGCTTTCTCTTTATGTTATCGATGCTGAGTATGTGGGAGCGGGGCTTCCTCTTTGGTTGCCGAATGGCACAGTGCTAGTGGAAGAACTTGAAAAATTAGCTAAGGAAACAGAATTTCGATCGGGTTATCAAAGG includes the following:
- a CDS encoding enoyl-ACP reductase, with product MKKSLSGKVGLIFGVANRRSIAWAIAQAWHEAGARLIFNYQGERVKENVEELVETFGDGTPVYPCDVTSDGEIEAFMSNVRNHTDRVHLLLHSVAYAPREALAGRFIQTTREAFRIAHDVSAYSLLGLARAVLPLMSEGGSIVAMTYYGAEKVIPHYNVMGVAKASLEATVRYLAYDLGPQKIRVNAISAGPMNTLAARGIAGFTEMLKYYEANSPLRRNVEFAELGATGLFLAEDGSAAITGQTIYVDCGYSVMGMQAEPLKQDKQPRV
- a CDS encoding Ig domain-containing protein, with the translated sequence MHFPPQALFVFKCLIPTLILGCLTHVNPSCFASSPIWGTYYGGSGDDRILSVHTDGARIAVGGITTSPSGIATPGVAQSTHAGSKDGFVAVFDGSGKRQWATYLGGWAEDEIVSVKIDGGGVYAVGNSRSTNFIPNPKGGQDGFVSRLNPSNGQEIWRTVIGGNGDDTLFNSDTFPGGIIVVGSTLSTNLSANGYQKTHLGGLTGFAQIINSNGGYGPATYYGGWGQTQIQAVKASNGEIYIAGSTTATEGIASQGALQSSHPANGFIASAFIARLGENLNTRAWGTYIGNDNQTIIHTLALDASKVYAGGYTDGNSLPQGIKNTPHQGIKRGWQDGFVVALNRSNGSEAWWNFIGGEGQEAVFALHSDGSRIYAAGVSDSISGVSTDARPQGSGDGFIVAYSSDGNRSWGQVLGGHDQDTVFSIVQLNSDLIVAGVTRSQSNIVSGSTPHQSSFGGGYEDGFIMRRTSSGADKSLKIAGPTTTQKIKVGPLPSPIQMSVIANGPASRWEILNQNWQAYSLQINDSGRITGEFYQPGTYTVQVVAYNSNNEPSNIHSIPFEVLDNCPSFTRHGKQSFTTGEYIEISISSNKKINDWLISPSLPLGLTLNKNEYSASITGILSTSHNQKYTLTAKTNCGEDSKIDVQITVAQPGAAPCTISGNTITVNINGTVGQSLNYTELPKQLSSSCGSVKGWRVWSGSTLPEGLSLHSTTGAITGTPRNATTGHYAIIEAWNDFGHASIAVNFHIAAAPLKPCLNQTSTQISGTVGQPITPIDLNTFLQNSSSCGSATSWLIVSGNWPNGISLSGSTISGTPSNTGNTTITLRPLNQNVQADTTLQITFNIAPNIQRPCFSQNSVNISGTVGTALQSIDLRTYLSNGTNCGQPTNWQIVSGSLPQGLIHNNGVISGTPTAAVNNQSVTIRASNSAGSADITLTFNIATNVRPPCFNQTIAEVGGTVGTAIQAVDLRNYLTNNPNCGQPSSWQIVSGTLPSGLTHSNGQISGTPTSATTAQAVTFRASNSAGQAEITVWFTFTPRPTRPPCFNLSNRYMHQYVTQGQSFNYDLKQHIVDTSPNCGPATSWSVVSGQLPGVTLNNNGVLSGTWQQAGFFSLVVRASNADGNETLTLEFTVASNLRPPCFRTTLTGVESERNRPLVLNLQEEIEPESQYCGAPTGWR
- a CDS encoding CPBP family intramembrane metalloprotease; its protein translation is MSWLSENEWRATQAVAPWFIFLFLSAILLFLITAKPWTALLKSLKCEGGKVTPLSRPLPFICAIGTWLVIAQLESFETTIMLIGSLLLVPLTLGTGEILRLGWWPSPLRFIFHYILLGLGTVFILWLLHASLTYLWFLAKWPFHEQPAVKIFLQTQGLVPILVFVLQACFIAPLIEEFFFRGTLYPLLKTFSHPLIAAFVTSLIFAWIHFYWVGFLPLFLLGLLLTAAYERTGSVWASIGIHIGFNTLNIIALLILKAGIEQLS
- the queD gene encoding 6-carboxytetrahydropterin synthase QueD, whose product is MTIIITKDFHFEAAQSLASFPEGHKCRHIHGHSFKVSISIKGPVNPQTGLLRDHAEISQAMRPILKKIDHAYLNDIPGLENPTIENIAAWLWHQLKPHLPELYEITLHETPHARCTFRGEF
- a CDS encoding HIT family protein codes for the protein MSSIFTRIIQREIPAAIVYEDDLVIAFLDIAPIHPGHTLVVPKQEVASLTDLPPDTGAHLFRIAQKIANAIRSSSLPCDGINLWLNDGAAAGQEIFHLHLHVIPRIAGDGFGWHRPPHLRTSPTPQELASHAAAIRQALV
- a CDS encoding glycosyltransferase family 9 protein, which produces MPLRILAIQIQQPGDAILTTPALRCLINQGHEVHLLAQPLSAQLLAHFPGLHSIEAIPRSQLPRLTDFHRALRYLTKKPFDRTYIFTQINDRNLIWALLSRARERIAPRRDRIPPWIPRRAFTWIEKLPPSYHEVAQHLHIIGLSPSEAPKYRLEYYPPPTALEKAHHILSQHKIQPHTHLHIHLTARWPSKCWPHFHMIALLQMLQQKQPHLPLFLTTGPAPHELDYARKIITHFPNLPHAFGTLKVNELGALIALSRAFFGMDSMPMHLAAALQIPGIALFGKTNPHNFGPWQSPITVFTSDCSCNASASVNHLCRPHPLCLKNIHPQKIAEKLISIY
- a CDS encoding L,D-transpeptidase, whose translation is MKHSFTAFCEGLCLWVGLVAVFYVVGLQASRDASKERGDDGVVTMETKRVVYGFWVGGLLAQITQSQRVDSAAYAEPTVRRAYPRGLVPRAELHQESGLNQAPAGQEWRAWIDSRYIDTQTLYVAIYQVGMERLHFSSGWVDGAIGPMMEAAVASFQRSMGIPQTGRIDVLTSQAMGSIPQPFILYTITAEDVKLVDPPPEKFLDKSKKKRLGYYNLWEVLVEKFHVAPYFLRRLNPAVQELGVGVQVVVPNVESKRPLPSYKDVGEIKVHLTSKSIQVFDKKARIVAHFPIAIAADKEKAPVGRLKVISSVENPNYLFNPEIMKEIAEKEGITQKLVIPPGPNNPVGIHWIGLNRPGYGIHGTAVPSQIGQAVSHGCIRLANWNVKKFRQMVKIGSEIDVVW